A window of the Nibribacter ruber genome harbors these coding sequences:
- a CDS encoding complex I subunit 4 family protein, with translation MLTALLILWPAVAALLVLLVKGQGAKKVAFGAALVELLLGIWAWVGFNPTDSSAQYLINLPWIESAGIVFKVGMDGISLLLVLLTVFLLPLIILSTFKHNYERPSSFYALILFMQTGLIGVFTALDAFLFYFFWEVALIPIYFIAGLWGGENRIRVTFKFFLYTVFGSLFMLAAFVYLYFQTPGTHTSELSAFYQLVLDAGTQSWLFWFLFIAFAIKMPVFPFHTWQPDTYAEAPAAGTMLLSGIMLKMGIYGVLRWLLPIVPLGVSQWSTVAIVLAIIGIVYGAIIAIRQHDMKRLIAFSSISHVGLIAAGLFTLTEQGLQGVMVQMLSHGINVVGLFFIIDIIQQRTGTREIAAMGGITQKAPFLTVCFMVLMLGAVALPLTNGFVGEFLLLMGVYQYNAWMGAIAGLTIILGAVYMLRMFQRVMFGETNHITDVFTDLTFTEKAVLVPLVIMVFWIGLNPNTFLNISEPAIGQLLNVINR, from the coding sequence ATGTTAACCGCATTATTAATCTTATGGCCTGCTGTGGCCGCACTGCTGGTACTGTTGGTAAAAGGACAGGGAGCCAAGAAAGTAGCATTTGGCGCAGCCTTGGTAGAATTGCTTTTGGGAATCTGGGCATGGGTTGGTTTCAACCCGACTGATAGCTCTGCCCAGTACTTGATTAACCTTCCGTGGATTGAGTCTGCGGGCATTGTGTTCAAAGTAGGCATGGACGGCATCAGCTTACTGCTGGTGTTGTTGACGGTGTTCTTATTGCCGTTAATCATCCTGTCCACGTTCAAGCACAACTATGAGCGTCCGTCGTCATTCTATGCCTTGATTCTGTTTATGCAGACCGGTCTGATTGGCGTGTTCACTGCCTTGGATGCGTTCTTGTTCTACTTCTTCTGGGAGGTAGCCTTGATTCCAATCTACTTTATTGCCGGCCTTTGGGGCGGGGAGAACAGAATACGGGTGACGTTCAAGTTCTTCTTGTACACGGTCTTCGGATCTTTGTTTATGCTGGCCGCGTTTGTGTATCTGTATTTCCAGACGCCGGGCACGCACACCTCTGAGCTTTCGGCTTTCTATCAATTAGTATTGGATGCGGGCACGCAGAGCTGGTTGTTCTGGTTCCTGTTTATTGCCTTCGCTATTAAAATGCCGGTGTTCCCGTTCCATACCTGGCAACCAGACACGTACGCCGAGGCTCCGGCCGCCGGTACCATGTTGCTTTCTGGTATAATGCTGAAGATGGGTATCTATGGCGTATTGCGCTGGTTGTTGCCAATAGTACCATTAGGCGTAAGCCAATGGTCTACGGTAGCCATCGTTCTAGCCATCATCGGGATTGTCTACGGAGCCATCATCGCCATCCGTCAGCATGACATGAAGCGCCTGATTGCGTTTTCTTCCATCTCGCACGTGGGTCTGATTGCCGCTGGTTTGTTCACGTTGACAGAGCAGGGCTTGCAAGGCGTGATGGTGCAGATGCTGAGCCACGGCATCAACGTGGTGGGCTTGTTCTTCATCATTGACATCATTCAACAGCGCACCGGTACCCGCGAGATTGCCGCCATGGGGGGAATCACGCAGAAGGCCCCGTTCCTGACAGTGTGCTTTATGGTCTTGATGCTGGGCGCGGTGGCCTTGCCGTTGACCAATGGGTTTGTGGGTGAGTTCCTGCTCTTGATGGGCGTGTACCAGTACAATGCCTGGATGGGAGCAATCGCCGGCTTGACCATCATCTTAGGAGCCGTGTACATGTTGCGCATGTTCCAGCGCGTGATGTTTGGCGAGACCAACCATATTACGGATGTTTTCACAGACCTGACCTTTACCGAGAAAGCCGTGTTGGTGCCCTTGGTGATAATGGTGTTCTGGATTGGCTTGAACCCCAATACGTTTTTGAACATCTCTGAACCGGCCATTGGGCAGTTGCTGAACGTGATTAACCGCTAA
- the nuoL gene encoding NADH-quinone oxidoreductase subunit L: MQEFILPANNSEMRLITLLIPLLPFIGFLINGIGNRKLPKGLAGLIGCASVLGSFLLSLYLFFGFEGYGNRPYTTQIFDWINVANLQIPFAFQIDQLSLVMLLLVTGVGSVIHIYSAGYMSHDENFGKFFSFLNLFVFSMLLLVMGANYVMMFVGWEGVGLCSYLLIGFWNKVTPYNNAAKKAFIINRIGDLGFLLGIFLIFITYGSVSYGEVFNQASQLNQVNDAVVIAITFLLFVGAMGKSAQLPLYTWLPDAMAGPTPVSALIHAATMVTAGIYMVIRSNVLYTLAPDTLEFVAIIGLATALFAATIGLFQNDIKKVLAYSTVSQLGYMFLALGVMAYSSSLFHVLTHAFFKALLFLGAGSVIHAMSGEQDLRRMGGLKKVLPITFLTFLIGTLAISGIPPFAGFFSKDELLAHVFVHSKVMWAFGLLTSFMTAFYMFRLLYLAFFGEFRGTEEQRKHLHESPAVMTIPLIILAILSTIGGFMGLPAVFSQNHMLGNFLSPIYELARRAVPSAFEAQHLSHETEYMLMGVSVAVAVVAIILAYVIYGKKKSVPAEEGAPLSPLHKLVYNKYYVDELYNAIIVKPVMALSTGLHRFVEKGLIDPIVNGFGKATLGGGRTLRFVQSGATGSYILMMVLGIALILLLNFII; the protein is encoded by the coding sequence ATGCAAGAATTTATTTTGCCGGCAAACAATTCTGAGATGCGTCTCATTACGTTGCTGATTCCGCTCCTGCCGTTCATCGGGTTTCTGATTAACGGTATTGGCAACCGGAAATTGCCGAAAGGGCTGGCGGGACTCATTGGCTGTGCCTCTGTCCTGGGCTCGTTCCTGCTGTCTTTGTACCTGTTCTTTGGGTTTGAGGGCTATGGCAACCGTCCGTACACCACGCAAATCTTTGACTGGATTAACGTCGCCAACCTCCAGATCCCGTTCGCCTTCCAGATTGACCAGTTGTCGCTGGTGATGCTGTTATTGGTGACGGGCGTGGGTTCTGTGATTCATATCTACTCAGCGGGCTACATGAGCCATGATGAGAACTTCGGTAAATTCTTCTCCTTCCTTAACCTGTTTGTGTTCTCCATGCTTCTGCTGGTGATGGGTGCGAACTACGTGATGATGTTTGTGGGCTGGGAAGGCGTGGGCCTTTGCTCGTACCTGCTCATCGGGTTCTGGAACAAGGTAACACCTTATAACAACGCCGCTAAGAAAGCCTTCATCATTAACCGTATTGGTGACTTAGGCTTCTTGCTGGGTATCTTCTTAATCTTCATCACCTACGGTAGCGTGAGCTACGGCGAGGTGTTCAACCAAGCCTCACAACTGAACCAGGTAAACGATGCCGTAGTGATTGCCATTACCTTTTTGCTGTTCGTGGGTGCTATGGGTAAGTCCGCTCAGTTGCCGCTTTATACGTGGTTGCCAGACGCGATGGCGGGTCCAACACCAGTGTCTGCCTTAATTCACGCCGCTACCATGGTGACGGCGGGTATCTACATGGTGATACGTTCCAACGTGCTCTATACCCTGGCGCCGGACACGCTTGAGTTTGTGGCCATCATTGGTTTGGCTACGGCTCTGTTTGCCGCTACCATTGGCCTTTTCCAAAACGACATCAAAAAAGTATTGGCATACTCTACGGTGAGTCAGCTAGGCTATATGTTCCTGGCGCTGGGCGTGATGGCATATTCGTCTTCTTTGTTCCACGTGTTGACGCACGCCTTCTTCAAAGCCCTTCTGTTCTTGGGCGCGGGTAGCGTAATTCACGCCATGTCGGGTGAGCAGGATTTGCGCAGAATGGGCGGCCTGAAAAAAGTATTGCCTATCACCTTCCTGACTTTCTTAATCGGGACGTTGGCCATTTCTGGTATTCCGCCGTTTGCCGGTTTCTTCTCTAAAGATGAGTTGTTGGCGCACGTATTTGTGCACAGCAAGGTGATGTGGGCATTTGGTCTGTTGACTTCGTTCATGACGGCCTTCTACATGTTCAGACTGTTGTATCTGGCTTTCTTCGGGGAGTTCAGAGGCACCGAGGAGCAACGCAAGCACTTGCATGAGTCACCCGCCGTGATGACCATTCCTTTGATTATCCTGGCCATTCTTTCTACCATTGGTGGATTCATGGGCTTGCCGGCGGTATTCAGCCAGAACCACATGCTGGGTAACTTCTTGTCGCCTATCTATGAACTGGCCAGAAGAGCCGTGCCAAGCGCGTTTGAGGCACAGCACCTGTCACATGAGACGGAATACATGCTCATGGGCGTGTCGGTGGCAGTAGCAGTAGTTGCCATTATCTTGGCTTATGTCATCTATGGCAAGAAGAAATCTGTTCCTGCTGAAGAAGGTGCCCCTTTGTCGCCGTTGCATAAGCTGGTGTACAACAAATACTACGTGGATGAACTGTACAACGCCATCATTGTAAAACCTGTTATGGCTCTGTCTACCGGTTTGCACCGCTTTGTTGAGAAAGGTCTGATTGACCCAATCGTGAACGGTTTCGGGAAAGCTACTTTGGGTGGCGGACGCACCTTGCGCTTTGTCCAGAGCGGAGCCACCGGTTCTTACATTCTGATGATGGTGCTGGGCATCGCGTTAATTTTATTGCTGAACTTTATTATCTGA
- the nuoK gene encoding NADH-quinone oxidoreductase subunit NuoK, producing MNEIPEVIRTIPLNYYLFFSTALFCIGIIGVLTRRNAIIIFMCVELMLNSVNLLLTAFSAYRSDPNGQIFVFFIMAVAAAEVAVGLAIIVMIYRNLRTTDIHFLNKLKW from the coding sequence ATGAATGAGATACCTGAGGTAATCAGAACCATCCCGCTGAACTACTATCTGTTCTTCAGCACCGCCCTGTTTTGTATTGGCATCATTGGAGTTCTGACCCGTCGTAATGCCATCATCATCTTTATGTGCGTGGAGCTCATGCTGAACTCTGTGAACCTGTTGCTCACGGCGTTCTCAGCGTACCGCTCAGATCCCAACGGGCAGATTTTTGTGTTCTTCATCATGGCCGTGGCTGCCGCCGAGGTGGCCGTGGGGTTGGCCATCATTGTGATGATCTACCGCAACCTGCGCACCACAGACATACATTTCCTGAACAAATTGAAGTGGTAG
- a CDS encoding NADH-quinone oxidoreductase subunit J family protein has protein sequence MTGNLFYFLTFLTLFAAIGVVVSKNPVYSILFMILTFFSLTGHYIMLNAQFVAAVNFIVYMGAIMVLFLFVIMFLNMREDTEVHKSNLSKFAAAIAGGILLVVMIAALKDVNTGAYDPASFNSQIGLVENLGKVLFKDYLLPFELASVLFLAAMAGAVMLGKREPGEQNRF, from the coding sequence ATGACGGGTAATTTATTCTATTTCTTAACCTTCTTGACCTTGTTTGCTGCCATTGGGGTAGTGGTGTCCAAGAACCCAGTGTACAGCATCTTGTTCATGATCCTGACCTTCTTCTCTTTGACGGGCCATTACATCATGCTCAATGCCCAGTTTGTGGCGGCTGTGAACTTTATTGTGTACATGGGGGCCATCATGGTGTTGTTCCTGTTTGTGATCATGTTTCTGAACATGCGCGAAGACACCGAGGTGCACAAGTCCAACCTGAGTAAGTTTGCCGCTGCCATTGCCGGCGGAATCTTGCTGGTAGTGATGATTGCCGCCCTGAAGGATGTGAACACGGGAGCCTATGACCCTGCTTCTTTCAATTCGCAGATTGGCCTGGTAGAAAACCTGGGCAAGGTGCTTTTCAAGGACTACCTGTTGCCGTTTGAGCTGGCGTCTGTGTTGTTCCTGGCTGCCATGGCGGGTGCCGTCATGCTGGGCAAGCGCGAACCGGGCGAGCAAAACAGATTCTAA
- a CDS encoding NuoI/complex I 23 kDa subunit family protein, translating to MNFSERMYLPAIFQGLSITMRHFFKKKATIKYPEETRPMSAVWRGLHVLKRDEQGRERCTACGLCAVACPAEAITMVAGERKRGEEGLYREEKYAVSYEINMLRCIFCGLCEEACPKAAIFLQNDKTAPARYERDEFIYGKDRLVEPMPTSAPN from the coding sequence CCAGGGTCTTTCTATCACCATGCGCCACTTCTTTAAAAAGAAGGCGACTATTAAGTACCCAGAAGAAACCCGCCCTATGAGTGCGGTGTGGAGGGGCTTGCACGTCTTAAAACGTGACGAGCAGGGCAGAGAGCGTTGCACGGCCTGTGGTCTTTGTGCCGTAGCCTGTCCGGCCGAGGCCATTACCATGGTAGCCGGTGAGCGCAAGAGAGGGGAGGAAGGCTTGTACCGCGAAGAGAAATACGCGGTGAGCTATGAGATTAACATGCTGCGCTGCATCTTCTGCGGCCTGTGTGAAGAAGCCTGCCCCAAGGCGGCCATCTTCCTGCAGAACGACAAGACGGCCCCGGCCAGATACGAGCGCGACGAGTTCATCTACGGCAAAGACCGTTTGGTGGAGCCCATGCCTACTTCTGCCCCTAACTAA